The following are encoded together in the Nocardioides sp. Arc9.136 genome:
- a CDS encoding DsbA family protein yields MPAADTQVRFWFDPVCPFAWLTSEWVRTVQRERGLDVEWRFISLRLLNKDVDYDAQFPPDYEAGHTAGLRLLRVCARVRDEHGPDAVARLYEVLGHRIHDAEPTGRETRGTAAFLAPALEEAGLPADLVEALEEESRDGQVQAETDEALALTGKDVGTPIIAVGDGVGFFGPVISRLPAPEDAVRLWDHVVGLASFPGFAELKRSLRERPQLRSFGVEPQGTGAEEDWHGGSRRQHR; encoded by the coding sequence ATGCCCGCCGCCGACACGCAGGTCCGGTTCTGGTTCGACCCCGTCTGCCCGTTCGCCTGGCTGACCAGCGAGTGGGTGCGCACCGTGCAGCGCGAGCGCGGCCTGGACGTCGAGTGGCGGTTCATCTCGCTGCGGCTGCTGAACAAGGACGTCGACTACGACGCGCAGTTCCCGCCGGACTACGAGGCCGGCCACACCGCCGGGCTCCGGCTGCTCCGGGTCTGCGCCCGGGTCCGCGACGAGCACGGTCCCGACGCCGTGGCGCGGCTCTACGAGGTGCTCGGCCACCGGATCCACGACGCCGAGCCCACCGGCCGGGAGACACGCGGCACGGCGGCGTTCCTCGCCCCGGCCCTCGAGGAGGCGGGGCTCCCGGCGGACCTGGTCGAGGCGCTCGAGGAGGAGTCGCGCGACGGCCAGGTCCAGGCCGAGACCGACGAGGCCCTGGCGCTGACCGGCAAGGACGTCGGCACGCCGATCATCGCCGTCGGGGACGGCGTGGGGTTCTTCGGGCCGGTCATCAGCCGGCTGCCCGCGCCCGAGGACGCCGTGCGGCTGTGGGACCACGTCGTCGGGCTGGCGTCGTTCCCGGGGTTCGCCGAGCTCAAGCGCAGCCTGCGGGAGCGGCCCCAGCTGCGCTCCTTCGGCGTGGAGCCGCAGGGGACCGGCGCCGAGGAGGACTGGCACGGCGGCAGCCGGCGGCAGCACCGCTGA
- a CDS encoding TetR/AcrR family transcriptional regulator encodes MPDPAPRSPKAEQTRAAIAEAAMRLFRAEGYDRTTMRAIAREAGVSVGNAYYYFGSKEHLVQAFYDRMQVEHAAAAQEALESERTFAGRLRAVLLAWLDVARPHHAFAGQFFRNAADPASPLSPFSPESAPAREASTAIFEQVVSGSDLKVATGLRRELPGLLWLLQMGVVLFWVYDASPDQQRSRVLVERLVPVVDRLARLSRLPVVRGVVDDVVGLIGSLREV; translated from the coding sequence GTGCCGGATCCTGCCCCCCGATCGCCCAAGGCTGAGCAGACCAGGGCGGCGATCGCGGAGGCGGCGATGCGGCTGTTCCGGGCCGAGGGCTACGACCGCACGACGATGCGGGCGATCGCCCGGGAGGCCGGCGTCTCGGTCGGCAACGCCTACTACTACTTCGGCTCCAAGGAGCACCTGGTCCAGGCGTTCTACGACCGGATGCAGGTCGAGCACGCGGCTGCGGCGCAGGAGGCGCTGGAGAGCGAGCGGACGTTCGCCGGCCGGCTCCGCGCCGTCCTGCTGGCCTGGCTCGACGTCGCCCGCCCCCACCACGCCTTCGCCGGGCAGTTCTTCCGCAACGCCGCGGACCCGGCCAGCCCGCTCTCGCCGTTCAGCCCGGAGTCCGCGCCCGCCCGCGAGGCGAGCACCGCGATCTTCGAGCAGGTCGTGTCTGGGTCGGACCTCAAGGTCGCGACCGGCCTGCGCCGGGAGCTGCCCGGGCTGCTCTGGCTGCTGCAGATGGGCGTGGTGCTGTTCTGGGTGTACGACGCGAGCCCGGACCAGCAGCGCAGCCGGGTCCTCGTGGAGCGGTTGGTCCCGGTGGTCGACCGGCTGGCCCGGCTCTCCCGGCTCCCGGTCGTGCGCGGGGTCGTCGACGACGTGGTCGGGCTGATCGGCTCTCTGCGCGAGGTGTGA
- a CDS encoding thiol-disulfide oxidoreductase DCC family protein gives MTAPTPTGLTVLYDAACPLCSRFRDWLAVQPVLVRLDLLPAGSAQARARFPGLDHDRTLREVTVVGDDGAVWTAEHAWVMCLWATARHRASAERLARPQWLPLARAAACSAAGVRHLLGRAELREGVDGGDYPGRCAGSCPPIAQG, from the coding sequence GTGACGGCACCGACGCCCACCGGGCTGACCGTGCTGTACGACGCGGCCTGTCCCCTGTGCTCGCGGTTCCGCGACTGGCTGGCCGTCCAGCCGGTGCTCGTGCGGCTGGACCTGCTGCCGGCGGGCTCGGCGCAGGCGCGGGCCCGGTTCCCCGGCCTCGACCACGACCGGACGCTGCGGGAGGTCACGGTGGTGGGCGACGACGGTGCGGTGTGGACCGCCGAGCACGCCTGGGTGATGTGCCTGTGGGCGACGGCGCGGCACCGGGCGAGCGCCGAGCGCCTCGCCCGGCCACAGTGGCTGCCGCTCGCCCGCGCCGCGGCCTGCTCGGCCGCCGGCGTGCGGCACCTGCTCGGGCGGGCCGAGCTGCGGGAGGGGGTCGACGGTGGTGACTACCCTGGGCGCTGTGCCGGATCCTGCCCCCCGATCGCCCAAGGCTGA
- a CDS encoding acetoin utilization protein AcuC yields the protein MSTCQGPSTVVFDQTLAQYDFGPSHPMSPLRVDLTMRLATELGVVGAGGSGLRVVPAPVADRDLIATVHDPALIEAVERAGRTVGPDEMFGLGTEDNPVFRDMHQAAAHVVGASVEAFRQVWSGESLHAANVTGGLHHAMPDRASGFCIYNDVAVGIQHLLDSGAERVAYVDVDVHHGDGVERIFWDDPRVLTVSLHETGQMLFPGTGFPEDLGGPGAEGSAVNVALPPGTSDAGWLRAFHAVVPPLLREFDPDVLVTQQGCDSHAQDPLAHLMLSVDGQRAAYLALHDLAHEVADGRWVATGGGGYALVEVVPRAWTHLLAIVGGAPLDPHLETPGGWREHVRERLDRTAPYLMTDGRTPAYRDWRDGYDPDTWLDRAIHATRMAAFPCHGLDPMP from the coding sequence ATGTCCACCTGTCAGGGGCCCTCGACCGTCGTGTTCGACCAGACCCTGGCGCAGTACGACTTCGGTCCCTCGCACCCGATGTCACCGCTCCGCGTCGACCTCACGATGCGGCTCGCCACCGAGCTCGGCGTGGTCGGCGCCGGCGGGTCCGGGCTCCGCGTGGTCCCGGCGCCGGTCGCCGACCGCGACCTCATCGCGACCGTCCACGACCCCGCGCTCATCGAGGCGGTCGAGCGGGCGGGGCGGACCGTGGGGCCCGACGAGATGTTCGGCCTCGGCACCGAGGACAACCCCGTCTTCCGCGACATGCACCAGGCCGCCGCCCACGTCGTCGGCGCCAGCGTCGAGGCCTTCCGCCAGGTCTGGTCCGGGGAGTCGCTGCACGCCGCCAACGTCACCGGCGGGCTGCACCACGCCATGCCCGACCGGGCGAGCGGCTTCTGCATCTACAACGACGTGGCGGTCGGCATCCAGCACCTCCTCGACAGCGGCGCGGAGCGGGTCGCGTACGTCGACGTCGACGTGCACCACGGCGACGGGGTGGAGCGGATCTTCTGGGACGACCCCCGCGTGCTGACCGTCTCCCTGCACGAGACCGGCCAGATGCTCTTCCCCGGCACCGGCTTCCCCGAGGACCTCGGTGGGCCCGGGGCGGAGGGGTCGGCCGTCAACGTCGCCCTGCCGCCGGGCACGTCGGACGCCGGCTGGCTGCGCGCCTTCCACGCCGTCGTCCCGCCGCTGCTGCGCGAGTTCGACCCGGACGTGCTGGTCACCCAGCAGGGCTGCGACTCCCACGCCCAGGACCCGCTCGCCCACCTGATGCTCAGCGTCGACGGCCAGCGCGCGGCGTACCTCGCTCTCCACGACCTGGCCCACGAGGTCGCCGACGGACGGTGGGTGGCGACCGGGGGCGGCGGCTACGCCCTGGTCGAGGTCGTGCCCCGGGCGTGGACGCACCTGCTCGCCATCGTCGGCGGCGCGCCGCTCGACCCGCACCTGGAGACGCCGGGCGGCTGGCGCGAGCACGTGCGCGAGCGGCTGGACCGCACCGCGCCGTACCTCATGACCGACGGCCGTACGCCGGCCTACCGGGACTGGCGCGACGGGTACGACCCGGACACCTGGTTGGACCGGGCGATCCACGCCACCCGGATGGCTGCGTTCCCCTGCCACGGGCTGGACCCGATGCCCTGA
- a CDS encoding helix-turn-helix domain-containing protein, with translation MAANPPGDISDAKFLTVAEVAAMMRVSKMTVYRLVHNGDLAAVRVGRSFRVREEDANEYIRRSFYDAG, from the coding sequence ATGGCTGCCAACCCGCCCGGAGACATCTCCGACGCGAAGTTCCTGACCGTCGCCGAGGTGGCGGCGATGATGCGGGTCTCGAAGATGACCGTCTACCGCCTCGTCCACAACGGCGACCTCGCCGCGGTGCGCGTCGGCCGGTCCTTCCGGGTCCGCGAGGAGGACGCCAACGAGTACATTCGGCGCAGCTTCTACGACGCCGGCTGA
- a CDS encoding AURKAIP1/COX24 domain-containing protein, with protein MGSVIKKRRKRMAKKKHRKLLKKTRVQRRKLGK; from the coding sequence GTGGGTTCTGTCATCAAGAAGCGGCGCAAGCGCATGGCCAAGAAGAAGCACCGCAAGCTGCTGAAGAAGACGCGCGTCCAGCGTCGCAAGCTCGGCAAGTAG
- a CDS encoding NAD-dependent epimerase/dehydratase family protein: MVTSGRVVLVTGVSRDLGRRFARSLAAEPSVGRVIGVDVVPPRGDLGDVSFVRADIRNPVIAKIIAKEDVDTVVHMSVISTPASAGGRGTMKELNVIGTMQLLAACQKAPSVQHLVVKSTTTVYGASNRDPAMFTEDMEPRRAPRSGYAKDVAEIEGYVRGFARRRSDVRVTQLRCANVIGPHVTSPITSFFRLPVIPTVVGYDPRLQFLHEDDLLAVLRHATVEDVPGTFNVAGDGILMLSQAVRRLRRPSVALPGFAVGSLGSVLRQARLADFSPEQIAFLTYGRGVDTTRMRSVLGYEPAYTTAEAFADFGRSLPPTGGHTERVLGAVQDQLERGALDRGPSRPLPAPPPSVLPHPAAPAAPGPTTGADHG; this comes from the coding sequence GTGGTGACCAGCGGCCGGGTCGTGCTCGTCACCGGGGTCTCCCGAGACCTCGGTCGGCGCTTCGCGCGCTCGCTCGCCGCTGAGCCCTCCGTCGGACGCGTCATCGGCGTCGACGTCGTCCCCCCACGGGGGGACCTCGGCGACGTCTCCTTCGTGCGGGCGGACATCCGCAACCCGGTGATCGCCAAGATCATCGCCAAGGAGGACGTCGACACCGTCGTCCACATGAGCGTCATCTCCACCCCCGCCAGTGCCGGCGGGCGGGGGACGATGAAGGAGCTCAACGTCATCGGGACGATGCAGCTGCTCGCCGCGTGCCAGAAGGCGCCGAGCGTCCAGCACCTCGTCGTGAAGTCGACGACCACGGTGTACGGCGCCAGCAACCGCGACCCCGCCATGTTCACCGAGGACATGGAGCCCCGGCGCGCCCCGCGCAGCGGGTACGCCAAGGACGTCGCGGAGATCGAGGGGTACGTCCGCGGGTTCGCCCGCCGCCGCTCCGACGTGCGCGTCACCCAGCTGCGCTGCGCGAACGTGATCGGCCCGCACGTCACCAGCCCGATCACCTCCTTCTTCCGGCTGCCGGTCATCCCCACCGTCGTGGGCTACGACCCGCGCCTGCAGTTCCTCCACGAGGACGACCTGCTCGCGGTGCTGCGCCACGCCACCGTCGAGGACGTCCCCGGCACGTTCAACGTCGCCGGTGACGGCATCCTCATGCTCTCCCAGGCGGTACGCCGCCTGCGCCGGCCGAGCGTCGCGCTCCCGGGCTTCGCGGTCGGCAGCCTGGGCTCGGTGCTCCGGCAGGCCCGCCTCGCGGACTTCTCGCCCGAGCAGATCGCCTTCCTCACCTATGGGCGCGGCGTCGACACGACGCGGATGCGGTCGGTGCTCGGCTACGAGCCGGCCTACACCACCGCGGAGGCCTTCGCCGACTTCGGTCGCTCGTTGCCGCCGACCGGTGGGCACACCGAGCGGGTGCTCGGCGCCGTCCAGGACCAGCTCGAGCGCGGCGCGCTGGACCGCGGGCCGTCCCGGCCGCTGCCCGCGCCGCCGCCGTCGGTGCTGCCCCACCCGGCGGCGCCCGCGGCTCCAGGACCGACGACGGGGGCCGACCATGGGTGA